From a region of the Equus przewalskii isolate Varuska chromosome 2, EquPr2, whole genome shotgun sequence genome:
- the FOXO6 gene encoding forkhead box protein O6, whose protein sequence is MAAKLRAHQVDVDPDFAPQSRPRSCTWPLPQPDLAGDEDGALGSGLAEGAEDCGPERRATAPAMAPAPPLGAEVGPLRKAKSSRRNAWGNLSYADLITKAIESAPDKRLTLSQIYDWMVRYVPYFKDKGDSNSSAGWKNSIRHNLSLHTRFIRVQNEGTGKSSWWMLNPEGGKTGKTPRRRAVSMDNGAKFLRIKGKASKKKQLQAPERSPDHSPPGAAAPGPLPAKWATSPASHASDDYEAWADFRGGGRPLLGEAAELEDDEALEALAPSSPLMYPSPASALSPALGARCPGELPRLAELGGPLGLHGGGGAGLPEGLLDGAQDAYGPRARAGTPAYFGGCKGGAYGGGGGFGPPALGALRRLPMQTIQENKQASFAPAAAPFRPGALPALLPPPPPPAPRPGPVLGAPGELALAGAAAAYPGKGAAPYAPPVPSRSALAHPISLMTLPGEAGAPGLAPPGHAAAFGAPPGGLLLDALPGPYAAAAAGPLGAAPDRFPADLDLDMFSGSLECDVESIILNDFMDSDEMDFNFDSALPPPPPGLAGAPPPNQSWVPG, encoded by the exons ATGGCTGCGAAGCTGCGAGCGCATCAGGTGGACGTGGACCCGGACTTCGCGCCGCAGAGCCGGCCGCGCTCGTGTACCTGGCCCCTGCCGCAGCCCGACTTGGCCGGCGACGAGGACGGAGCGCTGGGTTCAGGGTTGGCTGAGGGCGCCGAGGACTGTGGGCCGGAGCGCCGGGCGACGGCCCCGGCGATGGCCCCAGCGCCGCCGCTGGGCGCGGAGGTCGGACCGCTGCGGAAAGCGAAGAGCTCCCGGCGGAACGCGTGGGGGAACCTGTCCTACGCCGACCTCATCACCAAAGCCATCGAGAGCGCCCCGGACAAGCGGCTCACGCTCTCGCAGATCTACGACTGGATGGTCCGTTACGTGCCCTACTTCAAGGATAAAGGCGACAGCAACAGCTCGGCCGGCTGGAAG AACTCCATCCGGCACAACCTGTCGCTGCACACCCGTTTCATCCGCGTGCAGAACGAAGGCACTGGCAAGAGCTCGTGGTGGATGCTGAACCCCGAGGGCGGCAAGACGGGCAAGACCCCGCGGCGCAGGGCCGTGTCCATGGACAACGGGGCCAAGTTCCTGCGCATCAAGGGCAAGGCGAGCAAGAAGAAACAGCTGCAGGCACCTGAGCGGAGCCCCGACCATAGCCCCCCGGGCGCAGCAGCCCCGGGGCCCTTGCCTGCCAAGTGGGCCACCAGCCCGGCCTCGCACGCCAGCGACGACTACGAGGCGTGGGCCGACTTCCGCGGCGGCGGGAGACCCCTGCTCGGGGAGGCGGCTGAATTGGAGGACGACGAGGCCCTGGAGGCCCTGGCGCCGTCCTCGCCGCTCATGTACCCGAGCCCGGCGAGCGCGCTGTCACCCGCGCTGGGTGCGCGTTGCCCCGGGGAGCTGCCCCGCCTGGCCGAGCTGGGGGGCCCGCTGGGGTTgcacggcggcggcggcgcggggctgCCCGAGGGCCTGCTGGACGGCGCGCAGGACGCGTACGGGCCACGGGCCCGCGCCGGGACGCCCGCCTACTTCGGGGGCTGCAAGGGCGGCGCCtacggcgggggcgggggcttcGGGCCGCCGGCGCTGGGCGCGCTGCGCCGCCTGCCCATGCAGACCATCCAGGAGAACAAGCAGGCCAGCTTCGCGCCGGCCGCCGCGCCCTTCCGGCCCGGGGCGCTGCCcgcgctgctgccgccgccgccgccgcccgcgcccagGCCCGGCCCGGTGCTGGGCGCGCCCGGGGAGCTGGCGCTGGCGGGCGCGGCAGCCGCCTACCCCGGCAAGGGGGCGGCCCCGTACGCGCCGCCGGTGCCCTCGCGCAGTGCCTTAGCCCACCCCATCAGCCTTATGACGCTGCCCGGCGAGGCGGGCGCCCCGGGCCTGGCGCCGCCGGGCCACGCGGCCGCCTTCGGGGCCCCGCCCGGCGGCCTCCTGCTGGACGCGCTGCCCGGGCCGTATGCGGCCGCTGCCGCCGGGCCGCTGGGTGCCGCGCCCGACCGCTTCCCGGCAGACCTGGACCTCGACATGTTCAGCGGGAGCCTCGAGTGCGACGTCGAGTCCATCATCCTCAACGACTTCATGGACAGCGACGAAATGGACTTCAACTTCGACTCGGCCCTGCCTCCGCCGCCGCCCGGCCTGGCCGGGGCCCCGCCCCCCAATCAGAGCTGGGTACCGGGCTGA